From the genome of Streptomyces sp. SID8374:
TCGGCTTCGCCGCCGCCGACTACTGGCTCCGGCACGGCACCATGCTCCCCGAGGACTGGAAGAGTGTTCTCGGCGACTTCGACGCCATCTACTTCGGTGCGGTCGGCTGGCCGGAGGTGGTCCCGGACCATGTGTCGCTGTGGGGCAGCCTGCTGCAGCTGCGCCGTGGGTTCGACCAGTATGTCAACCTCCGTCCGGTCCGGCTGCTGCGCGGGGTCCGCGGTCCTCTGCGCGACCACGGCCCCGGGGACATCGACTTCTTCGTCGTACGCGAGAACACCGAAGGGGAGTACTCCAGCATCGGGGGCCGGATCTTCGAGGGCACCGAACGCGAGACGGTGCTGCAGGAGACCGTGATGACACGGACCGGAGTCGACCGTGTGCTGCGGTACGCCTTCGAGCTCGCCGCCACCCGGCCGCGCCGGCGCCTCACCTGGGCGACGAAGAGCAACGGGATCTCGATCTCGATGCCGTACTGGGACGAGCGGGCGGCCGAGATGGCGGCGCGCTACCCGGAGGTGGCCGCGGACAAGGACCACATCGACATCCTGGCCGCCCGGTTCGTCCTCCAGCCCGACCGGTACGACGTCGTCGTGGCCAGCAACCTCTTCGGCGACATCCTCTCCGACCTCGGGCCCGCGTGCACCGGCACGATCGGCATCGCGCCGAGCGCCAACATCAACCCCGACCGGGTCTTCCCCAGCCTGTTCGAGCCGGTGCACGGATCGGCACCGGACATCGCCGGGCTCGGCATCGCCAACCCCGTGGGCCAGATCTGGAGCGGCGCGATGATGCTGGACCACCTCGGCGAGCACGAGGCGGCCGCCCGGGTCGTCGCGGCGATCGAGAACGTCCTCGACGCCCGGCCCGACGTGGTCACCCCCGACCTCGGCGGCACCGGCACGACGGCGGGACTGGGGGCGGCGATCGCGGCGGCCGTCGCGGCGGGCGCCGATGTGAAAGAGCCGTCATGACGACGGCATCGGCCGAGGAACAGCACGCACCGACACGCCGCATCACGCTCCTGGTGGCCCTCGCCGTCTTCGCCCAGGAGTCGACCTGGAACTTCTACGAGTCCCAGGTACCGCCCCTCCTGCGCGAACACCTCACCAGCGCGGCCCTCGTCGGGCTGCTGATGGGCATGGACAACCTCCTGGGCATCTTCATCCAGCCCTGGATCGGGAACCGGTCGGACCGGACCCGGACCTCGTGGGGGCGGCGGATGCCCTACCTGCTGGTCGGCATGCCGACCGCTGCCGTGCTCTTCGCCCTCATACCGCACGCCGACGCGTCGCTGCCGCTCCTCATCGCCCTGATGTTCGCCTACGCCCTCGTGGCCAACACCTTCAAACCCATCGCGGAAGCGCTGGTGCCGGACTTCGTCGCCGCCGAACGGCGCAGCCGCGCCAACGCGGTCGTCAAGATCGCCTCCAGTCTCACGGTCATCGTCGCCGCGGTCATCAGCATCCTTCTGATCGACACCCACCTGGAAATCGCGTTCGCCATCCCATCGGTGATCATGCTGCTGTCGATCGGAGTGCTGGCGGCCACGGTGCGCGACAGCCGCTCACCCGCCTACCGGGCGGTGCTGGCCGAGGCCGACGACCGGACGCCCGGAGCCGCGCGCCCGGCGGAGCCGCGGGTCCGCGACACCTTCGTCGAGATCATCAAGGACCGCGACCGCAGCAGGCTGCTCCTGCTCCTCGCGATCCTTCTCTTCGGCGGCGCCTGGGCGGCCTCCCGATCCCTGTTCACCCCGTACGGCATGGAGGCGCTCGGCATGTCGCGCGGAGCCGCCGGCGGCCTGACGCTCCCCAGCGGCATCGCCTTCATCGTGGCGGCCTACCCGGCGGCGGTGCTTGCCGAGCGCTACGGCCGGCTCCGGGTCATGGTGTCGGGCATGTCGGTCTTCGCCGCGGCCATGGTGCTGGGCACCCTGGTCCGGACACCGGCCGGCTCCAGCGTGGCCCTGTGCGTCGCCGCCGCGGGCGGGGCCTGCTTCCTCGTCAACGCGGTCGTGGTCCTGTGGAATCTGGCGCCCTCAGCCCGGGTCTTCGGAACCTACTCCGGGATGTACACGGTCGGCTGGGCCGGCGGCGGCTTTTTGGGACCGGCCCTCGTGGGCGCGATGGTCGACGTCACCGGCTGGCCGCTCATGCTGATCGACATCGCCGTCGTCGCCCTGCTGGCGATCGGCGTGGTGGCCCGGGTCCGCGCGACGCGGCGGCGTGGCGTCACGGCCACGGTGAAATGACACTCCCGCGCGGCGGACCGGATCGCGCACCCGGCAACCCGAGACGAGGAACCCCTTGGCACGCGTCCTGATCACCACGGACTACCTGCGGCCCGGCGACGAGGCCGACCAGTACCTCACCGCCCGCGGACACACCACCGTCCACACCCCACTCGCCGGCGTACGCGACATCCGACGGCTCGCGGCCGCGTACGCCGACGCCGAAGCGGCCCTGGTCGGTCACGAGCCC
Proteins encoded in this window:
- a CDS encoding tartrate dehydrogenase — its product is MPHRYRIAAVPGDGIGKEVMPEGLRCLRAAADAHGFTLDVTEFGFAAADYWLRHGTMLPEDWKSVLGDFDAIYFGAVGWPEVVPDHVSLWGSLLQLRRGFDQYVNLRPVRLLRGVRGPLRDHGPGDIDFFVVRENTEGEYSSIGGRIFEGTERETVLQETVMTRTGVDRVLRYAFELAATRPRRRLTWATKSNGISISMPYWDERAAEMAARYPEVAADKDHIDILAARFVLQPDRYDVVVASNLFGDILSDLGPACTGTIGIAPSANINPDRVFPSLFEPVHGSAPDIAGLGIANPVGQIWSGAMMLDHLGEHEAAARVVAAIENVLDARPDVVTPDLGGTGTTAGLGAAIAAAVAAGADVKEPS
- a CDS encoding MFS transporter; this translates as MTTASAEEQHAPTRRITLLVALAVFAQESTWNFYESQVPPLLREHLTSAALVGLLMGMDNLLGIFIQPWIGNRSDRTRTSWGRRMPYLLVGMPTAAVLFALIPHADASLPLLIALMFAYALVANTFKPIAEALVPDFVAAERRSRANAVVKIASSLTVIVAAVISILLIDTHLEIAFAIPSVIMLLSIGVLAATVRDSRSPAYRAVLAEADDRTPGAARPAEPRVRDTFVEIIKDRDRSRLLLLLAILLFGGAWAASRSLFTPYGMEALGMSRGAAGGLTLPSGIAFIVAAYPAAVLAERYGRLRVMVSGMSVFAAAMVLGTLVRTPAGSSVALCVAAAGGACFLVNAVVVLWNLAPSARVFGTYSGMYTVGWAGGGFLGPALVGAMVDVTGWPLMLIDIAVVALLAIGVVARVRATRRRGVTATVK